Part of the Chroicocephalus ridibundus chromosome 17, bChrRid1.1, whole genome shotgun sequence genome is shown below.
TAGATTAATAAAACAATCTGAAGAGGTAGATTTTTGAACAGAAGTCAGTATAAAGGACTCTTGACTAAAGGGCACCTCGAGACACTTTGGAAATATTAGCTAATGTTTACTGTAAGAATTTGGCAGATCTTAAAGTTGACCTTAGCTAGTGAAATTCAGAAGGCGATGACATGATGCAGGTTATACAAGCATTATAGACAAAAACAAGAACAGGATTCTACTTCGTATCACAAACAGATGCACTGCCCACTCTGAGGATCTTCAGGACCCATATTGCATCATCGGAATCTACAAAATAATTGCAGAGAAGAGGCAAGGATGAAAGCAAAAAGGCTGCTGAGGAATTCCGAAATTACCAGCTGACTTTTTGTAGATATCCTTTGtataaatagcagaaaaaaataatttattaaaaaaagacgCAACAAGGAGCATCTCCTATTGAGCCAATTCAAAATAGTTTTGGTTACAGAACGGATTCTGTAGGGCTTGACACCACGTGACATGAATATTGCTCTTCAGCTTGCTGCTAGCTAGCTACCTACAATTAAATATTGTTATCTGTGCTCTGACAAGTACCATAAATGCAGCTCAGCATCAGCTGGCAAGCCAGGACCAGCAGGTCTGGTGCACAGCATTACCAGCCTAAGAATTTAAAACTGTAAGGTACCCTGAAAGACTAATCTCATTCATAAATCTGACCTCGTATATTATTCAACACCCACGTGTTAAAATTATTAAACACTACCTCACCCACACTGCTATAAAAAGACTACTGTAAAATTTCACTCTGAGAAAAGAAGGTATTCATAAGTCAGGGGATGTGCAAAAGAAGATTCAGTCAAACTATATAAATTCAGCACATATTGAGGCAAAACAAATTCCATGCAGGACATCATCTCATTCAGTGCTTCGTTCAAGGCAACGCTGTCAGGAAACACAGAGCCCACCTGCAGCAGCTGTCGCTTTCCATGAGCCGACCGGCCAGTCCCTGCAGAAGTCAgaaagctggccttgagcccccCTTTTGCTACTTGTGTAGTTCGGATTTGCTTTTTAAGTGAGATCGATGGCCTTTTCCATCTACGAAGATCAAGCTGGACCCTGTCCAAGCTCGTAAGTCATATTTTGATGGACTAAGGGGAATTTTCATTCCATTCATTCCGAATTCTGACACAAGACAGCTCTCTGCAAGCTGGGCGATTCCGAAGAAGCCAAGAAGAGCTGATGAGACTTAACCGCTGACTGTCCGAGCAGCAGTGAGGAGCCTCCTGCAGCACCCGCAGTGGCAGGCACCCCTCTCCGGGAAGAAGAAAGCAGACTCTTCCTAGTAGCTTTTTAATTCAACACCACACGAACAATTCAAATATTCATATCTatttaaaatgaggaaattaaaatGGCTTAAAGGCATGAAAAGCTTGTTTATTAAGCATGAATATTTCATTACCAAAAGCACGAATGAAACCAAGTATTCACATAATATTTCCTCTGCCAGGATTAAACACACTTTGCTAACTAGTGTGAAGCCAAACCTCTCCCACCACAACTTCAACCAAAAACATGATGTTTAAGATGGTGCTCAAAAGGTAAGAAAGCCGGTGTAAAAACATCAATACAATATAGACAGCACCCCTTTGCTCCGACACTTTAAGTAAGATAAGTCAACGGAAAAGCAGAAAGGGTGTTATACAGATGAAGAATCAAATGCTACCAACGATGCACAACTCTGCTGAGAAAGAATTGTTTCTAATGTATTTATGGGGACACTGATCCCCTGAAGATGGGAACAAATTCAAGTGTTTGGTCAGCCCCAGACCTTGTGCGTGTTTTGCCAGACGTGTTGAGggcagataaaaggaaaataacccAGTCTCCAGATCTAGAGGAGACTAAATTGCAGAAGAGGAGTTTGGCCTTTCAGAGCTGCGAGATGAGTAAATATCTgtatatttacaaacaaaaaaccccaccctttggTATCCCCTACTGAAAGGGGCTGCTAACAACTGGATGATAGCTTCTTTTCAGGTCACCTGGGCAATTACGAGGTCTATACATTTTCAGCACCATCTTCAGCTGCTTGTATCCAAAAGGAGCCTGCTGTAAAGCCAAGAGGCTAACAGCTATTCACACCAGTCATCCAAAACACAACCCAGATTATTTTAAAGACTGACAGATACTACAGACTCAACCCACTGCATCatccagaagaaaaagaggttCGAATGATACAGCCTACACGCAGCCGTCTCAAGAAACCCCCTTCCAGATAGCCCTCTGCAGCATTTGAAGCCAATTCCCTGTTTCAGTGTGCTACAACCTTTTTACAGGACTACAGCCTACACCTCGCCCTGGCCTGCACTGCAAACGCTTACAGaaaattttcaaaggagaaacagcttttctttacagattcttgacaacaaaaatattattaatcaTAACAACTATTATCTTTCAAAAGTATCTGCAATAAATAGGAATTTAGCACTGTTCCTTTATTTAGGATAGCTTTGAAAATGCTGGCGTTTGCACTGTAAGAAATAGTTGAGAAACAGTACAAAAACCACTTTTGCGTATTTTAACTAAATGCAGAACTGTGTTTTTATTACGTGTTTGCTTTAAGAGCTCAGAAATCACAATGTGTGCAAGGAGACAACTGCAAGGACGATTAAACTGTAGCTCTTCACACCACATCCTCAGACTCAGGCGGGCTGGGATGACCAGGAGCTATCTGAGCAGCAATACAGCCTTCCGCATCGTGTTTCATGCTGGAACTAgtcaaaaaaaagaggaaaagaacccAAAATTCTTTTAACAATCATTACACCTTACCGTGTGCTTTCACAGTCTTCCTTTCATGCATCCTTGAATTCTTTAATAACAGTGACAAAGATCTATTATGTTCCCAGGAGGGGATTTGCACAATGCTTATGAAAAATGAGCAACTCGCTAGAAATCAGGAAAAGATGAGTCAAGTAGCACCTGCTCAGGAGTTAGATGTGAGAACAGGAAGACCTTGAGCACACAGCTCATACGGGACTACCCCAAACGCTACCCTGCATTGCAATACATCATTGTCTACTTTCCACTTACAGTTATTAAGAGGCATTGGGTTTATCCACAGGCGGGCCCCCACATCACCTCACCGCCCGGCACGGTGGGGATCACCTCTTACTCCCCTGCAAAGCGTTCGAGACCTTGCGAGGAGAAGCCAGTCTGAAGTTATTCCTGAAGTAATCACTAAAACAGCAGAACAGATAATTCAAGAAATCAAGCTACCACTTTGCATGCCgtaaataccatttttaaaactCTGAGTTTTGATCTGTTTATCAAGATAAATGCTAGTTGTACAGCACAGTAAAATGAGTTGTCTTGGCAGGATAATACAAGAAATCATATATAAAATGGAATACTTCATACATGTGAAAAATAACCTCTCGCTCTCTTCCTTACAAGGAAGTAAATTAAAAATGGTAACTTTGATCATTTGAAATTTTCATTATGGCGTGATGAAAAATAAGCCGACGTACAGTTGCGTGTTTCTCTCATGCAGAAGTTAACGCCGCAAGTTTCACCTACGCCACAATTTCTGCAAAACGTTAGCAACTCCTGCAAGACCGCTGCTCCCTTTCCACGAGCACCAGCTCGCTCCACCTGCTGTGGAATAGTCACAGTCACGTTAAGTCAAAACCACCCACTGAAATGCAAGTATTTTACCAAGTCCAAAGCGGGACGTTTTCCCTTAGATTACAGGCGAGTAACAGTCAGAGTACAGCTAAATACGAGCCCTTGATTGCCAGTGAGGGGACCTGAGAGCTGTTTGACATTAAAAAGATTCCCTGTTTTAAGGAGTCTTTCAATTAATCTCACATCCTGTGATAGGAACTGAAATGCCAACTACTACTGCAGTAATCAACCTGCCCATAAAGGTTAACGGGGAGCTGATTAAAGGGAATGCCAGACTATCTGCTCAAGTGCAAATTGCTCAAATACGGCTGTTTATAATAATTCATACTAACAATCACTTAAGGAACAACTGTCTCTTAAAGCTTTGGAGGttttctgtaaagaaacaaaGCTAGCTCCTGAATCCACACTAACTGTTCCAAtagtcctgcttttttttttttttaaattattctgatgACTAAGAATCACAACCAGACACTGGTACGAAGCCCACTCAGAACTAAGGAATTCAAGGACCGGATGACTTTTATTTACAATTAATGTGTAACATGCAGTGCCTGCTTGAGTGTCCACGTCAAATGGCCAGCTTATTAAGCAGTTGCAAGACATGGCCGTGAAAAAACACTAACACTATGATATCCTTGCTGAATCACTACACAAAGCTACAAACAACAGGGCATGAAGCGTAGGGCTTGGGAAATGAGGTAGTAAATTCACACTGCATCCGTCCACCTACCCAAGCGGGTATTCACCTCGACAGTCATACCAGCCACACTAATCCAGCCCATGTCAACACCACTAAATTCAAATATTAGAGTAATGAAAAGTGCAACTTcaccatttctctttttcccactagAGACATCCTTGGGGAAATATCCTTGTATGCACCGAAACTGGTATGATTTCAATTCCACCCACATCTGGGCTCACTTGGGAACTAAATCCAGCACAACCCGTCTTGGGTCAGCCAGTGACCCCGAACAAAAATAGCTCTGGCAGAAAGCTGGATTTATGGAATAGGGTGGAGCCCATCCAAGTGTAAACCGAACGAACCCGTCACTTGAAGTTAATGATGGAGAAGCAACAATTTCTCCATTCTGCTCAGCACGTGACGAGCACAAAGGCGACTCGTGCCACCAACGCAACGTGACAAAACACAACGTGACATAATCAACCCTTGAACAGGTCAGAATCTCGGGTGTAATTTGGGTCTGACACCATTTAAAATGTATCAGCAGCAGGAGTTAATTACTGTCTccaaagcagtaaaaataagAGAAGCAAGTGTTGCTTGAGACTTGTAATAACACCAGGAGTGAAGCTGGGCCAGCAGGCCAGGGCCACGGCTCTACCAGCGACGTCAATCAGGGCTTAGCAGAGTTTAGCAATTTTACCGAAAAGCCACACTTCTGGTACATTCAGATTCACTTTCCCAAATGTCCCAGCACAGACAAACCTAAAGTCAGGGGATGATTGCACCAAGGTTAGAAAAATTAaccacattaattttttttaacaaaagattaTGCTGCCCACAGCACAGACACCAGACAACTTAGAAGTGCAGACAGAACTTTGCCTGCAAACTGCAGATTACGGCCAAAGTAACACATGCGTTCTCAAGCAAAAGAAACCAGAGTTTGAATCGGTGTCACAAGGAGAGGCCTGGTTTTGAGTACCAGTGACCAAGGTACCGGAGTTAAAGGGTCACCTGATGATGTATTAGATAGCGCAGGGATGTCCGACAACATCGGCAGGATCAGCATGCAAAATTAGCAAAGTCTACCAGTGCAGGCACCTCTCAATTAACTAATTTGATTCCTAAACGCAACCCATATGCTACATTCATTTTTAAGTTACCTAACAATCCATTTCCAAAACTTCATTTCGATTTCTAGTACACATTAACCAAACAATAAAATCCCCAAGAACAAACAGTTACATGCAAGTTTCCTGCTAGTTACAATGACTTTGTTTGTAAACCCTTTGTAATACAATTGAGTGTCATGGCGTGCACAAATGAGAAGCAAATTTAAGCTCTGAGAGGCActgcaaaatttatttaaatctgACATTTCCTCATGTTCAAAGCTCAACTCTTCACATTATGTTTTTCTTAGTATTTATATACAAATGCCCTCCCCACCCAAATAGAAatctaaaatagaaaagaaaaaatagcatcaAACAAGCCActtgttattattatattttgCACCCTTAGGATCTGAGCTACAACCTCGCAGCACCACAGCAGAGGGGTACACCCTGGTAGTCAGCTGCGTAGCGCAAAGATCCCTGAGCACTCAGAGGCTGATGCAGCCAGAGCTCAGTATCTACAGATTTTATCCAGAGGAGACATCACAATTGCCTGAAAGTGCttaattttctccttcctcagtAGTTTTATGCCCGCTGAGGAAGCTTagcccacctctcctcccacggctatcgccagagccgctcTCGGCTGCATCCCAACGACTGCACGGGCTGAGAAGTTACTGATTTCAACCATCTCCAGaacacaagtggcaggagaagaACGGCCAGTAAAGCCCAAGAAAAACTGGGGGGCGAAAGGGTGGGACACAGTCGATAAGTCCCATTTTTATCCCTTTGGTAATTATCAAATCCTTGCACAAGCAGGGGCATAAGAGTTTATCGGGAAGAGCTCCCATGAATCTTTTATAACGGAAAGTGAGAGACAACCGCAGACGTAGGGTCCCCACCGGCTACCCTCTCTATCAGTGCTGCCCAGGATTTACTGCTACTTCACAGAGGAATTAGGGACGAAAACGCAGATCCTCCCAAAGCCCATCACCTctagaagggaaataaaaccatAAAGATCACAAAATGTTAACGCAGCGACTCTGCACCGGTCAGCAGCTGTAAACGCTCCTGCGGGGCTGCGGCAACCTTGGACTTGGTGacttttattgctctttttttttttcttttcctttttaccccTCTCTCAACTTTGCACGCAGGTCAATGGTGAGGTACCTGTTAGAGGGGAGGCtgaaggaggtgaggaagagaagtCGGTGCGGGCATGAAGGCTGAGCTTGGTGCTTCCCTGAGAGCGCACCGGGGCTCGCTTGGCTCTCTGAAACGTCCCAATTTTATACAAAACGCCCCTCTTTGGTACTGGGATACTCTGCCGTGCCGTCCGGCCCCCTCACAGcgagggccggggaggggggagccgagGCCAGGCGTGCTGAGGGGGCGACCGTCCCCCTCAGCTCCGGGCCGCTTCACCTCACTAAGCCGGCAGcgcgcagccccctccccacaccccaaccTCATCCGCCACGGGGGGGAGAAGCGCGGGGGAGAAGCGGgaagaccccccccccctcctcacaCGCCCTGAGGCGATGCGGGATGGGGGGCCGTGTTCCCACCGCCTTTCCCCGCTCCTCGCGCCGCTCCCTCCCCTCAAcccaccccgccgcccccccccccccgccctcagcGCTCACCGCAGCCGGAGGTTCGCCATGAACTCGGGCATGGTGACGGCGTCCATCAGCACGAAGTCGGCTTTGCCGAACTCCAGGCTCTCCCGCTCCGCCATGGCGGCGACGGTGACGGTTGGGCTCGCgctgccccggggcagggggggcggggggggggggggggggaagacaagggGGTGCCCGCCTcgcgcccgccgggccccgcctcACCTGCGGTgaggcggggccggcgggcgcgAGGCGGGCACCGGGCGGCGCCCCCTGCGGGACGGCGGGGAgaacgcacccccccccccgcgcccgccgccgggggggtGCAAGGGCGCCCTCTGCCGGCGAGAGGGGTGTACTGCGACCGGGggaaccccggggggggggcataCTGTGTCTGGGGGACCCCTAtagcacggggggggggggctgcattCTGAAACTGGGGAGAACCCACCCAGCAGcgcgggtgggggggggcggggaggagcaTCCTGCATCTGGGGGAACCCCCCCCAAAGACGGGGGGGCCGCAGCCTGCAGCCGGTGGACCCCCGTAGCACGGGGGGTGCATCCTGCACGCAGGGGAACCCCGCTactacggggggggggggccggggagacccggggagaccccccccaccaccaccaccaccagcacggGGGGCCACATCCTGAAATTGGGGGAACCCCCCCAAGCACGGGGGGGGGCCACATCCTGCATCTGGGGAGCCCtatagcggggggggggggggggagggaggggtcgCATCCTGCAGCCGATGGACCCTCATAGTACGGGGGTCCATAACCTGCAccagggggacacccccccagcaTGAGGGGCCGCATCCTGCAACTGGGGGGAACACCccgaagcgggggggggggggcgcagcctGCACCCAGGGGACCCCCATAGCACGGGGGCCGCATCCTGCACGCAGGGGAACCCCACTAGTATGGGGGGGGGCACATCCTGCACCCGggagacacacacccccccccaccagcgcAGGGACCCGCATCCTGCACCTGGGGGAACCccacagggacggggggggacgggacacaggcatcctgcacccaggggacacccaggggacacccAGCCACCCCGGGACTTCACCAGGCAGGGGCAGATCCTGCAAGCCAAGggaaccgccccccccctccaggaTCCCACCAGGcacctggggacccccccccaccccgcctccatCCCAGGCGGGGCCAGATCCTGCACCCaggggacacccacccccccacccccagatcCCACCGcgcagggccagatcctgcccccagcacccccgggtgCCCTCCCGCACCCCGCTCGCTCTGGCGCTTACAGACCCCCCAGAAACCCCCCAAGAAATGCAGaatccacccccccaccccaccccccccgaggtCTGGTACCACTCCAGAACCTGCCACCACGAGCTAATTAGATTAATGACACTAATTAGGGCAAAAAGGGCAGGGGGAGCCTAGGAGCAGGCACAGCCTCACCCCAAAGAGCATTTTGGGGCAAGAATTGCTGGTTTGGGTGTCAgacgcggggcgggggctgggggggggggggggaggaggtgcgAGGTGGTGTGGccatccctgtccttgtcccttgtccccatccccccaccccggtgGGTCTCGGTgggccacagcccccaggtgaaGGCAATGAACCCCCCCTCCAGTTAAAGGCAGcggcccctgcctgctcctctgcctgctcctgggggaggctggggcagctcttggaggtgaggggggggaagagaaaaataccccaaaatccCCCAATTTGTGTGTTGCTTTTCTGGTGTCTTTGGCTCcacggggggtggggtggggggtgttttcCACTCTGAGACGCCGAGTGGGTTTTGGGTTATTGCGAGTGCTTAATTTGCAACGATGCTAATTAcctggggagaaggtgggggCGGAGGGGCCCCCGGTGTCCTGCTCGCCGGGGCTCATGCTCCgctcgccctcagcggtgggatCGGGACCGCACAAGCGTGTGTTGAACCGGCGTGGGCAGCGATGATGGACCCCCACGCCCCCGTCCCGCCGAGGAGGAAGGCAGCGGCTGGACACGCCTGGCAGAGCCTCCTCTGCCTCCGTCCCCGCAGGCAGAAGAAGAAGGTGGCTTATTCCACCTACATCCACAAGCTCCTAAACCAGGTACGTCCGGACTGGGCTCGGGTCACCCCAACCTTGGGTCACCCCAACCTTGGGTCACCCCAACCTTGGGTCACCCCAACCTTGGGTCACCCCCCTGTTTGCCAAGCTCAGCTTGGTCATCCGTGTATCCAAGCTTGACGCAGCTAGCTTCTACCCAAGCTTGGATGCTCATGCGTTAGCTGAATCTGGAGGTTTTTGACTTAAATTGAAGgtgtgggggctggggggggatgtcTCTGCCTGACCCATGCCTGCAGGCAGCTAGCTCCCCCAGCTGTCCTGCCCTACAGATGGTTGCTCTCCTTGTAGACGTGGTCTACTGGAGCCTCCTGCCTGGCGGCTGCCGCCCTGGCCTGGCTGGGCAGCCCCCGGCTGCTCGGGGACGTGGCGCTGGAGGCCACCCGGCTGTCCCGCTGCGCCAGAAGAAGCCACCTCAGCCACCGCGAGGTCCTGCTGGCCATGAAGCTGGTGCTGCTGCGTGAGCTCTCCAAGCCTCCTCCGGGATCCTCCAGCTGTGAGCTGCTGCCCAAGGGACCCAGCGAGACGGGACAGTCTTAAGAgtattttaatgtggttttggtaaataaagtatttattaGCATTGTTTAACGAAGCCTCTTACctgggctggcagctgctggcaccgagagcagcagctgggcttgGACTGCTGCGGGGCTGGTTACCCGTGTGCCCAAAGaaggggtgcaggagggagggtGCTCACACACATCCACCCCAATAAATATTTGGGGAGCCCCGCTGGTGGGTGAGCGGTCCTCGGAGGTCCAAAGGGTCCTGCCTTGCCAGAGAACCCTCTTTGGGCAGCTGGACGCCTCTTTGCACCAGCTTTGGCCAAGAAAGGGGAGCAGAGGACAGGTGGTGGTTATTCCAAGTCCTGAGGAAACACCAGGCTTGGAGTGCAGCAGCATCCCGTGGTGATGGTATGGTAGGTGGTGGCACTGAGTGACCTGTTTCCAGGCTCTCCATGGAGCCCCTTCGCATGCCGGTTCCCCCCTGTGCACAGGGATGTCTCCAGGTTCTCCAGCCTTCTGTCCGCAGCTTCAAATCCAGCCATGGGGATGGTTTGGGTGGCAGTGCTGGGCCACCCCCCTTCCTGTGTAGGGGTTCTTGGTTCCAGCCaagtgccaccagcccctggcagTACTGGAACAACCTCCCTGCATCAGCTTTTCCAGCTGTGGAGTATCTCCTCCCAGGAACGTGGGCCAGGAGGCTGGATGAGGGATGGATCCTTCCAGAGGGATCTGGCCCTCATCACCTCATGATGCTGGCGTGACCTGAGGGTTGTGAAATGCCTCATCATCTGGGTTTGCTGTGGGAGGTGGAGGTCCATCTGCCTCTGAGCCACTACCTGTGGCCACCTCAGCTGGTGGGCCACCATCGGTGTTTGGGGGGGGACTTGCTGGACCTGGACTGTGTGGTGGCAGACACGATAGTGGGTGTCACTGGTGTGAATCAGCTCATGGTTATGGCTGGTGGTAGCTCTGGCTGTGTCCCCAAGCTGCTCCTCGTTGCTCTCTCCACTCTCCTGTGTGTCTCTAGGCCAGTGTGGCATGATGGACTGGCACCTACCGATGGCCTTTGGCTCTTTCCATAGTAATACCAGGATAATCCTTGCCTTCAAGGAGCAAGGACTACTCAAGGACTGAGGGTTCAGGAGATGCTGTCCACGAGAAGGTTGACTTTTAATGCCCCAACTGCTGTCTCTGATGCCTCATCATCATCCCTATGCTGAGGGTCTTCAGCTTGccccagcccttgttctagtagCCCTGATTCTTTTGATTAAATAGGGCTGGCTCAAATTCATGGATCTGGGGTCAGCTCCTATAGGGAAGCTCTTGTAGGAGTGAGAGCTGCAGCTGGCCTGGAGCAAACCCCCGGGCTGTCCCACGGCATTCCTTACAGCATTCCTGCCCCGAAAGctcagcagaggagaaggaagatgaggGTTCCACACCTTTGTGATGCCATCTTGGTTCGGAGCTTCACCATCCCCTGCCAGGGCGTCTCCCTTGTGTTAAGCAAGGAAAAACCGAGCTGAACATTCTCTCACGGCTTTTTGTCCCTGCCGACAGCCCAAACCACTcgctctctttcttctcctctgctttaTTTATGTATCTGGAGCCCTGGTTGCCGCTGAGGAGCTCCTGGTGTCTCGCAGACCATAGTCAGTGTGATGGCGACGTGTGGGGCCACTCTTCTGCAGCACTGCTGTTTGCTGGAGGGGTTCAAAGAGTTAATGGCGCAGGTGACGACTCCTGCCTAGAAGCAAAACTGAGCCTAGAGCCATCGCCGGCTCTCTAAAGGAGAGGAGCTGCTAGCAGAAATGGGCAGGGGACGTTCCTGGCCAGGGCAGGTCAGGAGAGCAGATGTTATCCATGCTGCCTCTTCCTACCTGAGAACCTACAGCTCACCTGGGCTCTAGAGAGCCAAAATGTGACCCAGGGTGACTACGCCTCAGGCCAAAGCAGCTCAGTGCTGTACctcggggtgtgtggggggggcctTTGGGCCAGAGGTGGAGATATCATCAACTTCAACCGCcctctgaatgttttttttgaagttttcagaTGTATCTCTGGCTCTGC
Proteins encoded:
- the LOC134524679 gene encoding histone H2B-like; amino-acid sequence: MMDPHAPVPPRRKAAAGHAWQSLLCLRPRRQKKKVAYSTYIHKLLNQTWSTGASCLAAAALAWLGSPRLLGDVALEATRLSRCARRSHLSHREVLLAMKLVLLRELSKPPPGSSSCELLPKGPSETGQS